One Gemella haemolysans ATCC 10379 genomic window carries:
- a CDS encoding alpha/beta fold hydrolase: MTNIVLIHGTWCDGSVWGEFVNELEKLGLNVYTPTLRYHDLPYKEVEKKVAEVSLDEFTNDIVDLIETLDEAPIVLGHSLGGLLAQKVAMRTKTKGLILMGTAPAAGIFAFYPSMVICFYKHFLRWGFWKKSMPPYKHAFYDYCMNNQDEADKEREFSKLVPESGFTYFQMALPFLDKQKGAYIDFDKVNEPVLVITGSEDKMVHPNIARATAKRYKNATLNVIEGSDHMYEAPKYRNKTIESIDKWLISNKLN; this comes from the coding sequence ATGACAAATATAGTATTGATACATGGAACATGGTGTGACGGAAGTGTCTGGGGAGAATTTGTTAATGAATTAGAAAAATTAGGTTTAAATGTATATACTCCAACTCTAAGATATCATGATCTACCTTATAAAGAAGTAGAAAAAAAGGTAGCGGAAGTTAGTTTAGATGAATTTACCAATGATATTGTAGATTTAATAGAAACACTAGATGAAGCTCCGATTGTATTAGGGCACTCTTTAGGGGGACTTCTTGCTCAGAAAGTTGCTATGAGGACAAAGACTAAGGGACTTATTTTAATGGGAACTGCACCTGCTGCAGGAATTTTCGCCTTTTATCCAAGTATGGTAATTTGTTTCTATAAACATTTTCTACGTTGGGGATTCTGGAAGAAATCTATGCCACCTTATAAGCATGCCTTCTATGATTATTGTATGAACAATCAAGATGAAGCTGATAAGGAGAGAGAATTTTCTAAATTAGTTCCGGAATCAGGTTTTACTTATTTCCAAATGGCATTACCATTTTTAGACAAACAAAAAGGTGCTTATATTGATTTTGATAAGGTTAATGAACCGGTATTAGTAATAACTGGTAGTGAGGATAAAATGGTACATCCAAATATAGCAAGAGCGACAGCAAAAAGATATAAAAATGCAACTCTAAATGTTATAGAAGGATCAGATCATATGTACGAAGCACCTAAATATCGAAACAAGACGATAGAATCAATAGATAAATGGTTAATAAGCAATAAACTAAATTAG
- the thiD gene encoding bifunctional hydroxymethylpyrimidine kinase/phosphomethylpyrimidine kinase, producing the protein MSKLNIALTIAGTDPTGGAGIMADLKSFQAREVYGMAVVTSVVAQNTLGVQMIRNLDLDILEAQLKSVFDDITPDSIKTGMIANADMMKLIKRYLPKDVPYVVDPVMVATSGDKLIDDVARKHLKEEILPLATIITPNVPEAEEIVNFKILTEDDVNRAGKFIIDEVGCKSVVIKGGHLTGEAKDYLFLNDGTKKVWTSERFKTNHTHGTGCTFSAVIAAELAKGKSIVEAVEIGKKFITAAIKYTPELGHGNGPVNHIAFKGDL; encoded by the coding sequence ATGAGTAAACTAAATATTGCATTAACTATTGCTGGAACTGATCCAACTGGTGGAGCAGGAATTATGGCTGATTTAAAAAGTTTTCAAGCACGTGAAGTGTATGGAATGGCTGTAGTTACTAGTGTCGTTGCACAAAATACGTTAGGTGTTCAAATGATAAGAAACTTAGATTTAGATATATTAGAAGCGCAATTAAAAAGTGTGTTTGACGATATAACACCTGATAGTATAAAAACTGGAATGATAGCAAATGCTGATATGATGAAATTAATTAAGAGATATTTACCTAAAGATGTTCCTTATGTTGTTGATCCAGTTATGGTTGCGACAAGTGGGGATAAATTGATAGATGATGTTGCAAGAAAACATTTAAAAGAGGAGATATTACCACTAGCAACTATTATTACACCAAATGTACCAGAAGCAGAAGAAATTGTTAATTTTAAAATATTAACAGAGGATGATGTTAATCGTGCAGGAAAGTTTATTATCGACGAAGTTGGATGTAAGTCAGTAGTTATAAAAGGTGGACATCTAACAGGAGAAGCAAAAGATTATTTATTTTTAAATGATGGAACAAAAAAAGTATGGACTAGTGAAAGATTTAAGACTAATCATACACATGGAACAGGTTGTACATTCTCAGCTGTTATTGCTGCAGAGTTAGCAAAAGGAAAAAGTATTGTTGAAGCTGTAGAAATTGGGAAAAAATTCATTACAGCTGCAATTAAATACACACCAGAGCTAGGTCATGGAAATGGACCTGTGAATCATATAGCATTTAAAGGAGATTTATAA
- the tenA gene encoding thiaminase II, with the protein MKLITEIMEEKALPIVDKIYNDGFIQGLIRADLSEKAVEHYLKADALYLENFSDIYAILLAKSNDKVEKNFFLGQINFVLNEEIAAHKNLADYIGREYQEIIKGGEWYPSADHYIKHMYYNAFAFGMAEALSAMAPCPWIYKMVARKILANHNLAEDHPLKFWVEFYADGLVDEVLTEYYKIINREAEFMSGEGKQRLIKNFLESCEHERRFFNMAYTQERWELEV; encoded by the coding sequence ATGAAACTTATTACTGAAATTATGGAAGAGAAGGCATTACCAATTGTCGATAAAATATATAATGATGGCTTTATTCAAGGATTAATTCGTGCAGATTTATCAGAGAAAGCAGTAGAGCACTATCTGAAAGCTGATGCACTTTATTTAGAGAATTTTAGCGATATTTATGCCATTCTTTTAGCAAAAAGTAATGATAAAGTTGAAAAAAACTTTTTCTTAGGTCAGATAAATTTTGTATTAAACGAAGAAATTGCTGCACACAAAAATTTAGCAGATTATATAGGGAGAGAGTATCAAGAGATTATCAAAGGCGGAGAGTGGTATCCATCTGCAGACCATTATATAAAACATATGTACTATAATGCATTTGCATTCGGTATGGCTGAAGCTTTGAGCGCAATGGCTCCATGTCCATGGATTTATAAAATGGTAGCTAGAAAGATTTTAGCTAATCACAATTTAGCAGAAGATCATCCATTAAAATTCTGGGTTGAATTTTATGCTGATGGTTTAGTAGATGAAGTGCTTACTGAATATTATAAAATTATTAATCGTGAAGCTGAGTTTATGAGTGGAGAAGGTAAACAAAGGCTTATTAAAAACTTCTTAGAAAGTTGTGAACATGAACGTCGTTTCTTCAATATGGCTTATACACAAGAACGTTGGGAGTTAGAGGTATAG
- a CDS encoding MetQ/NlpA family ABC transporter substrate-binding protein, whose protein sequence is MKKLLFLVTSFILGIILIGCSSASKTEKKGIEVDKLDPSKPVTVKVGATNVPHAVLLEHVAPQLEKEGIKLDIVTYQDYYVPNKTLNDKEIDINYFQHVPFLKNAIKENGYKIEDAGAIHLEPIGLYSKKVKNVKDLKEGAKVLVSNNKSEWGRVIKLLASEGLVKVKDGVDPVTATFDDIAENPKKLQFSYENDPALMVKFYQNGEGDLVSINANFAVDAGLNAATEPVLVEKATDDNPYANIVVVREGDKDKPVVKKLVAALKSEDTQKFIKEKWNGAVLPVK, encoded by the coding sequence ATGAAAAAACTATTATTTTTAGTAACAAGTTTCATACTTGGAATTATATTAATTGGATGTTCAAGTGCATCAAAAACTGAGAAAAAAGGAATCGAAGTGGATAAACTAGATCCTAGCAAACCTGTAACAGTTAAAGTTGGAGCTACTAACGTACCTCACGCTGTATTATTAGAGCACGTTGCTCCTCAACTTGAAAAAGAAGGAATCAAATTAGACATCGTTACATACCAAGACTACTATGTACCAAACAAAACGTTAAACGATAAAGAAATCGACATTAACTACTTCCAACACGTACCATTCTTAAAAAATGCTATTAAAGAAAATGGATACAAAATTGAAGACGCTGGTGCAATTCACTTAGAGCCAATCGGATTATACTCTAAAAAAGTTAAAAATGTTAAAGACCTTAAAGAAGGTGCTAAAGTATTAGTAAGTAACAACAAATCAGAATGGGGACGCGTAATTAAATTACTAGCTTCTGAAGGATTAGTAAAAGTTAAAGATGGTGTAGATCCAGTAACAGCTACTTTCGATGATATCGCTGAAAACCCTAAAAAATTACAATTCAGCTACGAAAATGATCCAGCATTAATGGTTAAATTCTACCAAAACGGTGAAGGTGACCTAGTTTCAATCAACGCTAACTTCGCTGTTGACGCAGGATTAAATGCAGCAACTGAACCAGTTTTAGTAGAAAAAGCTACAGATGACAACCCATATGCAAACATCGTTGTTGTTCGTGAAGGTGATAAAGACAAACCTGTTGTTAAAAAACTTGTTGCAGCTTTAAAATCTGAAGATACTCAAAAATTCATTAAAGAAAAATGGAATGGAGCAGTATTACCTGTTAAATAA
- the thiM gene encoding hydroxyethylthiazole kinase → MTSLKLLKEKAPLVICITNDVVKNFTANGLVALGASPAMSEYPEDLEDLLKYAGGLLINIGTLTDETWKLYQEALKIAEKYNVPAVLDPVACGAGAYRKKVSDDLINNYKLAAIRGNAGEIASLVGINVASKGVDSAGVDNIDEIALAANAKFNIPIVVTGEVDAIAVNGEVITIHNGSAMMPKVIGTGCLLGAVLASFIGLEKGEELKSLETAMLAYNIAGEMAEKRPNGHLPGTFKVEFINALYEITDQDIKAFKKVK, encoded by the coding sequence ATGACAAGTTTAAAATTATTGAAAGAGAAAGCACCGTTAGTGATTTGTATAACTAATGATGTTGTTAAGAATTTCACAGCAAATGGATTAGTAGCGTTGGGAGCATCACCAGCGATGAGTGAATATCCAGAAGACTTAGAAGATTTATTAAAATATGCTGGAGGATTATTAATCAATATTGGTACATTAACAGATGAGACTTGGAAGTTATATCAAGAAGCTCTTAAAATAGCTGAAAAATATAATGTACCTGCAGTATTAGATCCTGTAGCCTGTGGAGCCGGAGCATATAGAAAAAAAGTATCAGATGATTTAATTAACAATTACAAACTAGCAGCTATAAGAGGAAATGCTGGCGAGATTGCATCATTAGTTGGCATAAATGTAGCTTCTAAGGGAGTGGATAGTGCTGGAGTAGATAATATTGATGAAATTGCCTTAGCAGCAAATGCTAAGTTTAATATTCCAATAGTAGTAACTGGGGAAGTTGACGCTATTGCAGTTAATGGAGAAGTAATAACAATACATAACGGAAGTGCAATGATGCCTAAAGTTATTGGAACAGGATGTTTATTAGGAGCTGTATTAGCAAGCTTTATTGGATTAGAGAAAGGTGAAGAATTAAAATCACTAGAAACAGCTATGTTAGCATATAATATTGCCGGGGAAATGGCAGAAAAACGTCCTAATGGGCATTTACCAGGAACATTTAAAGTTGAATTTATTAATGCATTATACGAAATTACAGATCAAGATATAAAAGCATTTAAAAAGGTGAAATAA
- the thiE gene encoding thiamine phosphate synthase: MFNKELLKLYFICGTTTCLGKDLYTVVEDALKGGITLFQFREKGEGALEGREKVELAIKLQELCKKYNVPFIVNDDIELALEIDADGVHVGQDDLGVDEIRKLMPNKIIGLSIGNEEEFKQSKVEYVDYVGVGPVYVTQSKDDAGGAIGYEGLELMRRFLPQMPLVAIGGIQTQHIKDIMKTNVDGVSIISAISYSDNIEKTVREMIEQF; this comes from the coding sequence ATGTTTAATAAAGAACTATTAAAATTATATTTTATATGTGGAACTACTACTTGCTTAGGTAAGGACTTATATACAGTAGTTGAAGATGCTTTAAAAGGTGGAATAACTTTATTTCAATTTCGTGAAAAAGGTGAAGGAGCCTTAGAAGGTAGAGAAAAAGTAGAATTAGCAATAAAACTACAAGAACTTTGTAAAAAATACAATGTTCCGTTTATTGTTAATGATGATATAGAGTTAGCATTAGAAATAGATGCTGACGGAGTACATGTAGGACAGGATGACCTAGGTGTTGATGAAATTAGAAAATTAATGCCTAATAAAATAATAGGTCTTTCTATAGGAAATGAAGAAGAATTTAAACAATCCAAAGTTGAATATGTAGATTATGTTGGTGTAGGGCCTGTATATGTCACACAATCAAAAGATGATGCTGGTGGCGCTATAGGTTATGAAGGACTAGAATTAATGAGAAGATTTTTACCACAAATGCCATTAGTGGCAATTGGTGGTATTCAGACACAACATATTAAAGATATTATGAAAACAAATGTTGATGGTGTGTCTATTATATCAGCAATCTCATATTCAGATAATATTGAAAAAACTGTTCGTGAAATGATCGAACAATTCTAA